A window of the Blattabacterium cuenoti genome harbors these coding sequences:
- a CDS encoding glycine cleavage system protein H: MYPDKLKYTKNHEWIKLIHNNNKKELIKNSSASAHVGITFFAQKELGDIIFLDISKSLIGNKKKQGETFGTIEAVKTVSDLFMPVSGKIININNELVSKPELVNKDSYKYWVIKIEISNIEEYNRLMSKEEYEKYFKS; this comes from the coding sequence ATGTATCCTGACAAATTAAAATATACAAAGAATCATGAATGGATAAAATTGATTCATAATAATAATAAAAAAGAATTAATCAAAAATAGTTCTGCTTCTGCACATGTGGGAATAACTTTTTTTGCTCAAAAAGAATTAGGAGATATTATATTTCTTGATATAAGTAAATCACTTATAGGAAATAAAAAAAAACAGGGAGAAACATTTGGAACAATAGAAGCAGTTAAAACTGTATCGGATTTATTTATGCCTGTTTCAGGAAAAATAATAAATATTAATAACGAATTAGTTAGTAAACCAGAATTGGTTAATAAAGATTCTTATAAATATTGGGTTATTAAAATTGAAATTTCAAATATTGAAGAATATAATAGACTTATGTCTAAAGAAGAATACGAAAAGTATTTCAAATCTTGA
- a CDS encoding heavy metal translocating P-type ATPase has protein sequence MNFSKNNHYNFLDEKNVSEKIIDYKNKNITKTHFFIPDIICSNCILILEKLPEKYNSIIDINVDFTTKIVWITYNNNNLKLSEVAILLDKNGYSPYIDLNSFESLYENKDFIHNNEKYFNRKFLIKLAISFFCFGNIMMLIIPEYIGSYNDYWYINHRYFFRYMILFLGIPTFIISIKDHIKQAWFGIKKNIINTDISIIIGLLIIFFWSIYQILLDLSSGYIDSLSSFSLFLLLSKIFQVYTHNKIFSFNKNYKSLYPLLITKIKDKKENKILLSLLKIGDIFLIKNEEIIPVDSLLIKGKAVLDNSFITGESKLINKNIGEKIYAGSKQKGKFIYLKAINNVNQSYLSNLWKKGKNNNKKNYCYLNSITNNFSKYFVPFILFISVSSGFFWYLKGDINKMIYTIFSILIITCPCALILSSPLIFGNIIKLFSKNGFYIKDIYTMEKISYINTIVFDKTGTLTDINKDEINFIGKKINKNKKKMIASLLRNSFHPLSQKLLSFLSIKNFYHIKEFKEILGKGLECTINNIPIKIGSSKYLGLNINNKNTIVAISINNKFIGYFTFRNFYHKDIKKIFEKLKYNYKLIILSGDNNNVEKKYIKSILPKSSKVLFNQSPIHKLKYIKKLQKNGSKIMMFGDGINDSAALNQSDVGVAISENPSNFFPSCDAFIQFNCLSKIFLFLKISRISSILVMINFIISFFYNIIGIFFSIIGILNPLIASIIMPLSSFSVIIFSIISTFIISKKINL, from the coding sequence ATGAATTTTAGTAAAAATAACCATTATAATTTTCTTGACGAAAAAAATGTATCAGAAAAAATTATTGATTACAAAAATAAAAACATTACTAAAACACATTTTTTTATTCCTGATATTATATGTAGCAATTGTATCTTAATTTTAGAAAAATTACCTGAAAAATATAATAGTATTATAGACATTAATGTAGATTTTACTACTAAAATAGTATGGATAACATATAATAATAATAACTTAAAATTAAGTGAAGTAGCTATACTTTTAGATAAAAATGGTTATAGTCCTTATATTGACTTAAATTCATTTGAATCATTATATGAAAATAAAGATTTTATTCATAATAATGAAAAATATTTTAATAGAAAATTTTTAATTAAACTAGCAATATCATTTTTTTGTTTTGGAAATATTATGATGTTAATTATACCAGAATATATAGGATCATATAATGATTATTGGTATATAAATCATAGATATTTTTTTCGTTATATGATATTATTTTTGGGGATACCTACATTTATAATATCTATTAAAGATCATATAAAACAAGCATGGTTTGGAATAAAAAAAAATATTATTAATACAGATATCTCTATTATTATTGGATTATTAATTATTTTTTTTTGGAGTATTTATCAAATTTTATTAGATTTAAGTTCTGGATATATTGATAGTCTTTCTAGTTTCTCGTTATTTTTATTATTAAGTAAGATTTTCCAGGTTTATACTCATAATAAAATATTCTCATTCAATAAAAATTATAAATCTCTTTATCCATTATTAATAACAAAAATTAAAGATAAAAAAGAAAATAAAATATTATTATCATTATTGAAAATAGGAGATATATTTTTAATTAAAAACGAAGAAATTATTCCAGTAGATTCATTATTAATAAAAGGTAAAGCTGTATTAGATAATAGTTTTATTACAGGAGAATCTAAATTAATAAATAAAAATATAGGAGAAAAAATTTATGCAGGATCTAAACAAAAAGGAAAATTTATTTATTTAAAAGCAATAAACAACGTTAATCAAAGTTATTTAAGTAATTTATGGAAAAAAGGAAAAAATAATAACAAGAAAAATTATTGTTACTTAAATTCTATTACAAATAATTTTAGTAAATATTTTGTCCCATTTATACTTTTTATATCTGTATCATCTGGTTTTTTTTGGTATTTAAAAGGAGATATAAATAAAATGATATACACTATTTTTTCTATTTTAATTATTACATGTCCTTGTGCTTTAATTTTATCTTCTCCATTAATATTTGGAAATATAATAAAATTATTTTCAAAAAATGGATTTTATATAAAAGACATTTATACTATGGAAAAAATTTCATATATAAATACTATAGTTTTTGATAAAACAGGAACATTAACAGATATTAACAAAGATGAAATTAATTTTATAGGTAAAAAAATTAATAAAAATAAAAAAAAAATGATAGCTTCTTTACTAAGAAATTCTTTTCATCCATTAAGTCAAAAATTATTATCTTTTTTATCTATAAAAAATTTTTATCATATAAAAGAATTTAAAGAAATATTAGGAAAAGGATTAGAATGTACAATTAATAATATTCCAATAAAAATTGGTTCTTCAAAATATTTAGGATTAAATATTAATAATAAAAATACAATTGTTGCTATATCTATAAATAACAAATTTATAGGATATTTTACATTTAGAAATTTTTATCACAAAGACATAAAAAAAATATTTGAAAAATTAAAATATAATTATAAATTAATAATATTATCTGGAGATAATAATAATGTAGAAAAAAAATATATAAAGTCAATATTACCAAAATCAAGTAAGGTATTATTTAATCAAAGTCCAATACATAAATTAAAATATATTAAAAAATTACAAAAAAATGGATCTAAAATAATGATGTTTGGTGATGGAATTAATGATAGTGCTGCTTTAAATCAAAGTGATGTTGGAGTAGCTATTTCAGAAAATCCATCTAATTTTTTTCCTAGTTGTGATGCATTTATTCAATTCAATTGTTTAAGTAAAATTTTCTTATTTTTGAAAATATCTAGAATATCTTCAATATTAGTAATGATTAATTTTATTATTAGTTTTTTTTATAATATAATTGGAATTTTTTTTTCAATTATTGGAATATTAAATCCTCTTATTGCTTCTATTATAATGCCTTTAAGTTCTTTTTCTGTTATTATTTTTTCTATTATATCTACATTTATAATCTCAAAGAAAATTAATTTATAA
- the ccoS gene encoding cbb3-type cytochrome oxidase assembly protein CcoS — protein MDIIIIMILSSVSVGILFLIFFLCSIYYGQFDDYETPKFRILMDDYKIKSKNKNNLFHDKNKK, from the coding sequence ATGGACATTATAATTATAATGATATTATCTAGTGTTTCTGTTGGAATACTATTTCTAATATTTTTTTTATGTAGCATTTATTATGGACAATTTGATGATTATGAAACGCCCAAATTTAGAATTTTAATGGATGATTATAAAATAAAATCAAAAAATAAAAATAATTTATTTCATGATAAAAATAAAAAATAA
- the ccoN gene encoding cytochrome-c oxidase, cbb3-type subunit I produces MIKIKNNSKNLINYYNNNIVKAFLYATIFWALIGFLAGLFIALLLFYPELPEVIFRNKLKYTQGIFGFGRWRMLHTNTAIFAFVGNIIFTGYYYSLQRLLKTRIFSDILSWIHFWGWQLFIILTWITFLLGINTSKEYSEHEWPLDIIILFVWIIYGINMIGSILNRKIKHLYVSIWFLLGTWVSVAMLHIFNNLELPISLISFKSYSIYAGVQDALMQWWYGHNAVAFILTTPILGLMYYFVPKASNKPIYSYKLSIIHFWSLIFIYIWAGPHHLMYTSLPNWAQVLGTIFSIMLIAPSWGGMINGLLTLRDAWKNFKENPILKFFVVGIVCYGMATFEGPMLATKTLNSIGHFTDWVIAHVHLGTLGWNGFMAFGIIYWITQKIWRTKLYSKKLINIHFWLGIIGIILYILPMYFGSIIQSLMWKKFNPDGTLYYKNFLDSVIHIIPFYKIRFFGGLIYLIGFILMIYNILKTIKNGNFIENEKFHYNNYNYYVENKSFHDWLEKKPVQMTILSFIAVAIGGAIEIIPTIVIKSNVPTIHNVKPYKALELEGRDIFVREGCNSCHSAQVRPFRDEVVRYGEYSKAGEFVYDHPFLWGSKRTGPDLAREGGKNPSSWHYNHLFNPRSTSPKSIMPRYPWLIYNKLNRSNTYNKIKSMIRLGVPYSIKYLKNYNNDMDIQARKIVLEIYKEYPLLINEINQQKKIYKEKFIPLEKREVIALISYLQRLGTDIKI; encoded by the coding sequence ATGATAAAAATAAAAAATAATAGTAAAAATTTAATTAATTATTATAATAATAATATAGTAAAAGCATTTTTATATGCTACAATTTTTTGGGCTCTTATTGGATTTTTAGCAGGACTATTTATAGCATTACTATTGTTTTATCCAGAATTACCTGAAGTTATTTTTAGAAACAAATTAAAATATACACAAGGAATATTTGGATTTGGAAGATGGAGAATGTTACATACAAATACAGCTATATTTGCATTCGTAGGAAATATAATATTTACAGGATATTACTACTCTTTGCAACGTTTATTAAAAACAAGAATATTTAGTGATATTTTAAGTTGGATACATTTTTGGGGATGGCAATTATTCATTATACTTACATGGATAACTTTCCTTTTAGGAATAAATACAAGTAAAGAATACTCTGAGCATGAATGGCCATTAGATATAATAATATTATTTGTATGGATTATTTATGGAATAAATATGATAGGAAGTATTTTAAATAGAAAAATTAAACACTTATATGTAAGTATATGGTTTTTATTAGGGACATGGGTCTCAGTTGCTATGTTACATATATTTAATAATTTAGAATTACCAATATCTCTTATATCTTTTAAAAGTTATTCTATATATGCAGGAGTACAAGACGCTTTAATGCAATGGTGGTATGGACATAATGCTGTTGCATTTATATTAACAACTCCTATTCTTGGATTAATGTATTATTTTGTTCCAAAAGCATCAAATAAACCTATATATTCATATAAACTTTCTATTATTCATTTTTGGTCTTTAATATTTATATATATATGGGCTGGACCTCATCATTTAATGTATACTTCATTACCAAATTGGGCTCAAGTTTTAGGTACTATATTTTCTATAATGTTAATTGCTCCTTCTTGGGGTGGAATGATTAACGGATTATTGACGTTAAGAGATGCATGGAAAAATTTTAAGGAAAATCCTATACTTAAATTTTTCGTTGTTGGAATAGTTTGTTATGGAATGGCAACATTTGAAGGGCCTATGTTAGCTACTAAAACTTTAAATTCAATAGGTCATTTTACAGATTGGGTTATAGCTCATGTTCATTTAGGAACTTTGGGATGGAATGGATTTATGGCTTTTGGAATAATATATTGGATAACACAAAAAATTTGGAGAACTAAATTATATTCTAAAAAATTAATAAATATACATTTTTGGTTAGGTATTATAGGGATAATTTTATACATATTACCTATGTATTTTGGTTCAATTATACAATCATTAATGTGGAAAAAATTCAACCCTGATGGAACTTTATACTATAAAAATTTTTTAGATTCAGTTATACATATTATTCCATTTTATAAAATAAGATTTTTTGGTGGATTAATTTATTTAATAGGATTCATTTTAATGATTTATAATATTTTAAAAACTATAAAAAATGGAAATTTTATAGAAAACGAAAAATTTCATTATAATAATTATAATTATTATGTAGAAAATAAAAGTTTTCATGATTGGTTAGAAAAAAAACCTGTACAAATGACTATTTTGTCATTTATAGCCGTAGCTATTGGTGGTGCTATAGAGATCATTCCTACTATAGTAATTAAATCTAATGTTCCTACAATACATAATGTAAAACCTTATAAAGCTCTTGAACTTGAAGGTAGAGATATATTTGTTAGAGAAGGATGTAATTCTTGTCATAGTGCACAAGTACGTCCTTTTAGAGATGAAGTAGTTCGTTATGGTGAATATTCTAAAGCTGGAGAATTTGTTTACGATCATCCATTTTTATGGGGATCTAAAAGAACAGGCCCTGATTTAGCTAGAGAAGGAGGTAAAAATCCTAGTTCTTGGCATTATAATCATTTATTTAATCCTAGATCCACTTCTCCTAAATCTATAATGCCAAGATATCCATGGTTAATATATAATAAATTAAATAGATCTAACACATATAACAAAATTAAATCAATGATTAGATTAGGTGTTCCATATAGTATAAAATATTTAAAAAATTATAACAATGACATGGATATTCAAGCAAGAAAAATTGTATTAGAAATATATAAAGAATATCCATTATTAATAAATGAAATAAATCAACAAAAAAAAATATATAAAGAAAAATTTATTCCATTGGAAAAAAGAGAAGTTATAGCTTTAATTTCTTATTTACAAAGATTAGGAACAGATATAAAAATATAA
- a CDS encoding cytochrome oxidase, translating into MNYFKNFFIKEKNIGIFQSIVLIIFFIIFSLILFITLYKPKKYYDKNSSIPIDE; encoded by the coding sequence ATGAATTATTTTAAAAATTTTTTTATAAAAGAAAAAAATATAGGAATTTTTCAATCAATTGTATTAATAATATTTTTCATAATATTTTCATTAATATTATTTATAACTTTATATAAACCTAAAAAATATTATGATAAAAATAGTTCAATTCCTATAGATGAATAA
- a CDS encoding cbb3-type cytochrome c oxidase N-terminal domain-containing protein — MRSKISSFIMIPSFLSVIVFISYIFFKHYDKLSYITNFISIFFFIIIILLLIILEYINNIIFKKKIESLSEEKRRKIIEKNEGNYFYVFYKFFFHKKNNDNEKIKTIDHGFDGIIELDNKLPIWWVHLFYITVIFSVIYLLSYLLLDFSNPYKEYDLSYKKQLYNIKIFEQKKPQASLEKSFFKKRLINEGKILFEENCSTCHQKDGSGNIGPNLTDDYWINVIEKDLYKNIFYLIWNGSEKNPTMRAFGKNGEIKGNDIEKISSYVYFINKEKNKPLKQKNPQGKKIIDWK, encoded by the coding sequence ATGAGATCAAAAATTTCTTCTTTTATTATGATCCCTTCTTTTTTGTCTGTTATAGTATTTATATCTTATATATTTTTTAAACATTATGATAAATTATCTTATATAACTAATTTTATTTCTATATTTTTTTTCATTATAATAATATTGTTATTAATAATATTAGAATACATTAACAACATAATTTTTAAAAAAAAGATAGAATCTTTATCTGAAGAAAAAAGAAGAAAAATTATAGAAAAAAATGAAGGAAATTATTTTTATGTTTTTTATAAATTTTTTTTTCATAAAAAAAATAATGATAATGAAAAAATTAAAACAATAGATCATGGATTTGATGGAATTATAGAACTAGATAACAAACTTCCAATTTGGTGGGTTCACCTTTTTTATATTACAGTAATATTCTCTGTAATATATCTACTTTCTTATTTATTATTAGATTTTTCTAATCCATATAAAGAATATGACTTATCATATAAAAAACAATTGTATAATATTAAAATTTTTGAACAAAAAAAACCACAAGCATCTTTGGAAAAATCTTTTTTTAAAAAAAGATTAATTAATGAAGGAAAAATTCTTTTTGAAGAAAATTGTTCTACTTGCCATCAAAAAGATGGTAGTGGAAATATAGGCCCTAATTTAACAGACGATTATTGGATTAATGTTATAGAAAAAGATTTATACAAAAATATTTTTTATTTGATTTGGAATGGAAGCGAAAAAAATCCTACAATGCGTGCTTTTGGAAAAAATGGTGAAATTAAAGGAAATGATATTGAAAAAATATCTAGTTATGTTTATTTTATAAATAAAGAAAAAAATAAACCATTAAAACAAAAAAATCCTCAAGGAAAAAAAATAATAGATTGGAAATAA
- a CDS encoding FixH family protein: protein MRSKWEISVIFSLIIFIIFIIYISFFFPNLKRELISENYYEEEIKYQDIINEKKNASKISKKIDIKTTNNGIEILFPSYYYNTHGIITLLRYSSKNLDFTRNFEIVKNKSNKKIFINKNFLKKGQYKIIIRWKHNKKKYFFEKELLWK from the coding sequence ATGAGATCAAAATGGGAAATAAGCGTTATATTTTCTTTAATCATTTTCATTATTTTTATAATTTATATTTCATTTTTTTTTCCAAATTTAAAAAGAGAATTAATTTCGGAAAATTATTATGAAGAAGAGATAAAATATCAAGATATTATTAATGAAAAAAAAAATGCATCAAAAATTTCAAAAAAAATAGATATAAAAACTACTAATAATGGAATTGAAATATTATTTCCATCTTATTATTATAATACTCATGGAATTATAACTTTACTTAGATATTCTTCTAAAAATTTAGATTTTACAAGAAATTTCGAAATTGTTAAAAACAAATCAAATAAAAAAATTTTTATTAATAAAAATTTTTTAAAAAAAGGCCAATATAAAATTATAATTAGATGGAAACATAATAAAAAAAAATATTTTTTTGAAAAAGAATTATTATGGAAATGA
- a CDS encoding NADP-dependent malic enzyme — protein sequence MKKNIKNLQKESLKYHSKFPAGKIEVIPTKKYNNQRDLSLAYSPGVAEPCKEIVKSYKNVYKYTSKGNLVAVITNGSAVLGLGNIGALASKPVMEGKALLFKIFSGIDVFDIEINESNPKKFVEIVKAIAPTFGGINLEDIKAPEAFEIEKILEKELDIPVMHDDQHGTAIISGAALLNAIDYVGKNIHNVKMIVNGAGAAAISCARIYKKLGINSKYIFMFDSKGLLHKSRNDLNIEKKEFSVDINHPIQTLNEAIKNSDIFIGLSKGGILTPSMLKNMKKNPIIFAMANPDPEIDYDLAKKIRPDAIIATGRSDYPNQVNNVLGFPYIFRGALDVQASIINDEMKLAAVYAIASLAKEPVPEQVNIVYNEKNISFGKEYIIPKPFDNRLIIRVAPAVAKAAINSGVAKNPISNWKLYKEKLLDRMGYESKMLRMIQNRARTNPKKIVFCNGEEYNILKSVQILSEEGIIHSPIVLGNENRINNIIKKNKLDIDLKIIDPEKEENQEKLKKYAKIFWKKRNRKGLTLYESKIHMRNNDNFGAMMVNQKEADIVITGYSRSFSISLRPMLEVIGKKKNDYKISGMMILLTKKGPLFLADTAVIPDPTSEELAKIAIMVSSIVEEFGIEPRIAMLSFQNFSSNSKTSYKMAKTVSILHNEYPKLIVDGEIQPDFALNELLLYNKFPFSKLAKKQANIFIFPNLESSNLTYKFIRGLGDVKTIGPIMLGMKKPAHVMQMQSSIEEIVNLSTIAVIDSQIRNN from the coding sequence ATGAAAAAAAATATAAAAAACCTTCAAAAAGAATCATTAAAATATCATAGTAAGTTTCCTGCAGGAAAAATAGAAGTAATACCAACAAAAAAATATAATAACCAAAGAGATTTATCTTTAGCTTATTCTCCTGGTGTAGCAGAACCTTGTAAAGAAATAGTAAAATCCTATAAAAATGTTTATAAATATACTTCTAAAGGAAACCTTGTAGCGGTTATTACTAATGGATCAGCTGTATTAGGATTAGGTAATATTGGAGCATTAGCTTCAAAACCTGTAATGGAAGGAAAAGCTCTTTTATTTAAAATATTTTCTGGAATAGATGTTTTTGATATAGAAATTAATGAATCTAATCCAAAAAAATTTGTAGAAATAGTAAAAGCTATTGCTCCTACATTTGGAGGTATCAATTTAGAAGATATTAAAGCTCCAGAAGCATTTGAAATAGAAAAAATATTAGAAAAAGAATTAGATATTCCTGTAATGCATGACGATCAACATGGAACTGCTATTATTTCAGGTGCAGCATTACTAAATGCTATTGATTATGTTGGAAAAAATATACATAATGTAAAAATGATAGTAAATGGAGCAGGAGCTGCTGCTATTTCTTGTGCAAGAATATATAAAAAACTTGGAATAAATTCAAAATATATTTTTATGTTTGATAGTAAAGGATTATTACACAAATCAAGAAATGATTTAAATATAGAAAAAAAAGAATTTTCTGTAGACATAAATCATCCAATTCAAACATTAAATGAGGCTATTAAAAATTCAGACATTTTTATTGGATTATCTAAAGGAGGAATATTGACTCCCAGTATGTTAAAAAATATGAAAAAAAATCCCATAATATTTGCAATGGCAAATCCAGATCCTGAAATAGATTATGATTTAGCAAAAAAAATTAGGCCTGATGCAATTATAGCTACTGGAAGAAGTGATTACCCTAATCAAGTAAATAATGTTTTAGGCTTTCCTTATATTTTTAGAGGAGCATTAGATGTTCAAGCAAGTATTATTAATGATGAAATGAAACTTGCTGCTGTATATGCTATAGCTTCCTTAGCAAAGGAACCAGTTCCAGAACAAGTCAATATAGTTTATAATGAAAAAAACATTTCTTTTGGAAAGGAATATATCATTCCAAAACCATTTGATAATAGATTAATTATTCGTGTAGCTCCAGCAGTAGCTAAAGCTGCTATTAATTCCGGAGTAGCAAAAAATCCAATTTCAAATTGGAAATTATACAAAGAAAAACTTTTGGACAGAATGGGGTATGAAAGTAAAATGTTAAGAATGATACAAAATAGAGCTCGTACAAACCCTAAAAAAATTGTTTTTTGTAATGGAGAAGAATATAATATCCTAAAATCTGTACAAATTCTTAGTGAAGAAGGAATAATTCATTCTCCTATAGTTTTAGGAAATGAAAATAGAATTAATAATATAATTAAAAAAAATAAATTAGATATAGATTTAAAAATTATAGATCCAGAAAAAGAAGAAAATCAAGAAAAATTGAAAAAATATGCAAAAATATTTTGGAAAAAAAGAAATCGTAAAGGATTAACTTTATATGAATCTAAAATACATATGCGTAATAATGATAATTTTGGAGCTATGATGGTTAATCAAAAAGAAGCAGATATAGTTATTACAGGATATTCTAGAAGTTTTTCTATAAGTTTACGTCCAATGTTAGAAGTTATAGGAAAGAAAAAAAATGATTATAAAATATCGGGAATGATGATTTTATTAACTAAAAAAGGACCATTATTTTTAGCAGATACAGCTGTTATTCCAGATCCTACAAGCGAAGAATTAGCTAAAATAGCAATAATGGTTTCTAGTATAGTAGAAGAATTTGGAATTGAACCTCGTATAGCTATGTTATCTTTTCAAAATTTTTCTTCAAATTCAAAAACTTCATATAAAATGGCCAAAACTGTTTCAATATTACATAATGAATATCCTAAATTAATAGTGGATGGAGAAATACAGCCTGATTTTGCTCTAAATGAATTATTATTATATAATAAATTTCCATTTTCTAAACTTGCAAAAAAACAAGCAAACATATTCATTTTTCCAAACTTAGAATCAAGTAATTTAACATATAAATTTATTAGAGGATTAGGAGATGTTAAAACTATTGGTCCAATCATGTTAGGAATGAAAAAACCAGCTCATGTTATGCAAATGCAATCTAGTATAGAGGAAATAGTAAATTTATCAACAATAGCTGTAATTGATTCACAAATAAGAAATAATTAA
- the murI gene encoding glutamate racemase, producing the protein MKNKYPIGILDSGIGGLIIAKEIKIQMPNENLIYFGDNINMPYGNKSKKFIVDNAIKIISFLYEKKCKALVIACNSITSNALDIILEKFKNKILIFNVIDPIIKNNILLSYKKIGIISTPSTIRSNFYFNKIKYYYHHLDIVQLSIPLLAFFIENDFNIKKIIDYIRNYLIHLRSIDILILACTHYLYIKNEIYKFYKKKVYLIDIQKIVVEEIKKKLIKKSLLSLKDKSDIQYPIFYHTSNKNNFFQKKVQLLFGNKVFIEQHKFN; encoded by the coding sequence ATGAAAAATAAATATCCAATAGGAATATTAGATTCTGGAATAGGTGGTCTTATTATTGCTAAAGAAATAAAAATACAAATGCCAAATGAAAATTTAATTTATTTTGGAGATAATATAAATATGCCTTATGGTAATAAATCCAAAAAATTTATTGTTGATAATGCAATAAAAATTATTTCATTTCTTTATGAAAAAAAATGTAAGGCTTTGGTAATAGCTTGTAATTCAATAACATCTAATGCCTTGGATATAATTTTAGAAAAATTTAAAAATAAAATATTAATATTTAATGTAATAGATCCTATTATTAAAAATAATATACTTTTATCTTATAAAAAGATAGGAATAATTTCTACTCCTTCTACTATCCGTTCAAATTTTTATTTTAATAAAATAAAATATTATTATCATCATTTGGATATAGTTCAATTATCAATACCATTACTTGCTTTTTTTATAGAAAATGATTTTAATATAAAAAAAATAATAGACTACATAAGAAATTATTTAATACACTTAAGGTCAATAGATATTTTAATTTTAGCTTGTACTCATTATTTATATATAAAAAATGAAATATATAAATTTTATAAAAAAAAAGTTTATTTAATAGATATTCAAAAAATAGTAGTAGAAGAAATAAAAAAAAAATTGATAAAAAAAAGTTTATTATCTTTAAAAGATAAAAGTGATATTCAATATCCAATTTTTTATCATACATCTAATAAAAATAATTTTTTTCAAAAAAAAGTTCAATTATTATTTGGAAATAAAGTTTTTATAGAACAACATAAATTTAATTAA
- the rpsT gene encoding 30S ribosomal protein S20 has protein sequence MANHSSSIKRIRQNYSKRFRNRYTYKSTKTFIKKSLSENIKKNFSKIISMIDKLSKRKIIHFNKASRLKKQIHKKIFN, from the coding sequence ATGGCTAATCATTCATCTTCTATAAAAAGAATTAGACAAAATTATTCTAAACGATTTAGAAATAGATATACATATAAAAGTACAAAAACTTTTATCAAAAAGTCTTTGTCTGAAAATATAAAGAAAAATTTTTCTAAAATAATTTCTATGATAGATAAGCTTTCTAAAAGAAAAATAATACATTTTAATAAAGCTTCTAGATTAAAAAAACAAATACATAAAAAAATATTTAATTGA